GAATAGGCTTTGCCAGGTTTCCCAGGTTTGACTCAGGGTCAACGGCCAGAGGCAGTCGTGATGGACGTAACCGCTTGGGTAGGGCGCTTGCAACACCCACAGCGCATAATGACCAGACTCCGCAGCAGTCAGGCGAGTAATCGCTAAAGATAGGCAGGGGGTGTCAGACAAGGGCATTGACGAACAAGCAGCTTTTATCGTTAAGGGTCAATCTGAGCTCAGTTCATACTGATGATGACGAACTGTGACGTGGGACGCCGAGGCGCGAGGTAGGGGAGCGATCGCCTTGAACCACATGGTACTGACTAGATACTAGGCTAAAAGACTAACAGACCAACCTGGTGTCTCTCAAGGATGATGACTCTGTCACCATAGCCTAGCGTGTCCACGTGAGAGCAGGAATCTGCTGGATCTATAGCTACCTCCTCTATCATCCTAGATTTCCGCTGAGTTCTCTGACAAATCTTTGAGCGGCACCCTAGCCTCTGCGGCGGAAATTGACCCTGTAAGGGTTGGGTTTTGGCTTTCTTCCTTTGGGAGACGTTTTACGTGGGCATAGCCTGTTCTCAGGACAAACGACTTCGCTAAGCCAGCCTAGATCCGGGGCTAATGGATGTCTCCTGGTGGCTCAGCCAGCTTAGTCCTAGCTAATGGGCTGGCATGGTCTGAGAACCGGTGTCTAGGCGTTGCTTGTTGTTTCCAGCAACGTGCCTAATACACAGGCTCCTGTCCAATTCATGCCCACGAGCACGGCTCCGGATAAGTCACAACACAGCAGATTGGCTCCACCGAGGTTAGCACCTGTGAGGTTGGCTCCGCGCAGGTCGGCCTCTTGGAGGTTGGCACCAGCTAATACCGCCCCTTGGAGATCGGCTTGGCTCAGATTGGCACCTTCTAGGTTGCTGTTGCTGAGATTGCTGCCCCGAAGGTCTGCACCCCGTAAGTCTGCCCCGGAGAGGTGGGCTCCCATAAGCGATGCCCCGCTCAAAAAGGCTCCGGCTAAGCAGGCTTGGCGTAGTTGGGTTTGCATCAAATTGGCTCCCCGCAGATTGCTGCCCCGCAGATCAGCTTCGGTGAGGTTAGCCTGCATGAGGTTGGTGCCCAACAAACTACCGCGTAGATCGGCCAAATAACAATGACATCCGACTAGAATGGCTCCGTCTAATCGAGCATTCAGTAATTTAGCCTGGGATAGATCGGCTCCAGTGAGATTGGCCCCTGCAAGGTTAACTTGGCTGAGATCTAGACCAGATAGATCTTCATCTTCAAGGTCAGTGCCAGCTAACTGTTTGATCTGTCCGGTACGAATCAGGTCAAGCTCCATAGGCTCCAAAATACTCCAGGCATTAGTGCAACGGGGTGGATGAACGGTCAGGGTTTTGCCCCCAGGTAACCAGGGGACTTTGGTCACAGTGGGAATCGAGCAGCCAAAGCCCAGCGGCAATTTTGGGGGTCACAATGGGTAACTCCAGCCCTTGGCGCAGACCATTGACCAGCAGTTCAAGGGTATCGAGCAGCTTAGGATCCCAGCGATCGCTCTGGTCAACTTGACAGGCGACAAAGGCATCTAGCCATTGATCGGCGGTGAGGCTGGTGGCGGTTGGGCCGGTGCGATCGCTGCGTCGCTTAGCCAAATGCTTCTGAAACGCCGTTGCCAACCCTAAAATACGAGACTCTAGGGGAATTTCATCGCCAGATAGCCCGGCCGGATAGCCCTGACCATTCCACCATTCCGTTTGATGGGTAATGATGGTGGCGATCGCCCGCAGTCTAGGCATGGTGCGCAACACCTGGGTGCCGGGGGTGAGGGCACAGGTGAGGGGCAGGGAGGTGGCATCGATATCCTCAGGCTCGGCGGGGAGGGAGGTGTCGAGGTGGCTAGCTCCAATGCCGGACACGCGGGAGAGTAGCCCGGCTAGGCGTAGGCGATGCAGTTGCCAAGTTGGCAGATCTAGCAAGTGCCCCATGGCTTCTGCTAGGGTAGCCACTTCCGCTGCTGCCATGGGGTTACTCAGGTCGGCTTGGTCGATCAACTGGGCCGCGCGCAGGAAGGCCTGAAGTTCGTTAGACGTCAGGTTTTGATCCAGGTTTTGGTGACGGCTCTGGGGCCGCTGTCCTGTAGTCGATTCTAGGGTCGTTTGATGGGTGCGCAGGTAGTCCACCACACGGGCCACGACCTGACCTAAACGCTCGGAGGTGGGCTGGCGACAGAGGGCTTGGGGCTGGGCCGCTTCCCGGGTGATGGTTGCCAAGTGCTGGGCCAACTGTGCCTGCAGGGTTGGATTGTAGGAACCTAGGTGGGCGATCGCTAATTCAGCGGTTTCCAGCACCAAATCGGGCTCAAAGGTCCAGAATCCATAGAATCGTCGCTCCAGATCCGTTTGGGGTAGACCCAAATCAGCATAGTCTGCGGCGGAAAGCTCTTGGCACAGCACCATGGCCATGTAGTCTGGCGAGACGATGATCAGGTGCCACTCCTGGGCCACCGGGTCATCATCTCGTAGGGGCACGATATCAACATTGGAGCGCTGACTGGTGGGATGGTCGGCAAAGCCCGCATCATCCGCCGCCATGATCACTACTGATTCAGACTGTTGAGCGATCGCCCCATAGCGTTCCGCTTCTTCCAGGTACCATTTCCCTCGCTGGAAGGCGGTAATCACCAAGGGGTTGGCCTGGGATTCTAAAATGGCGTCTTCTAAGGCATGGCATAGGGCCACCAGCGTGTTTTTGTAATACACGCCAAAATTGAGCGATCGCTGCCCTGAGTCGCCAGACTGATGGGCAAGCTGTAGGTTCTTGAGAATTGATCCGTCTAACATAAACGTGTGACTATACTACTCTCTTAGATCTTTGGGCCTAAGCCTGCACCAACTGCCGCGCCTTCTGGGCCATGGGTGCTGACAATGCTTCTTCTAAGGATGCACAGCCCAAGCGTTGCTCTAAGAGCGCCATCACCTCTCGACCAAAATCGTTAGGATTACGCTGCCAAGCCTTGAGGCAAACGTCCCCGAAGAAAGAACCCAAGGGCTCCGGGTTCCACAATAGCTTCTTCGCTGTCCAAGGCATCATGCTCAT
The Candidatus Obscuribacterales bacterium genome window above contains:
- a CDS encoding DICT sensory domain-containing protein gives rise to the protein MLDGSILKNLQLAHQSGDSGQRSLNFGVYYKNTLVALCHALEDAILESQANPLVITAFQRGKWYLEEAERYGAIAQQSESVVIMAADDAGFADHPTSQRSNVDIVPLRDDDPVAQEWHLIIVSPDYMAMVLCQELSAADYADLGLPQTDLERRFYGFWTFEPDLVLETAELAIAHLGSYNPTLQAQLAQHLATITREAAQPQALCRQPTSERLGQVVARVVDYLRTHQTTLESTTGQRPQSRHQNLDQNLTSNELQAFLRAAQLIDQADLSNPMAAAEVATLAEAMGHLLDLPTWQLHRLRLAGLLSRVSGIGASHLDTSLPAEPEDIDATSLPLTCALTPGTQVLRTMPRLRAIATIITHQTEWWNGQGYPAGLSGDEIPLESRILGLATAFQKHLAKRRSDRTGPTATSLTADQWLDAFVACQVDQSDRWDPKLLDTLELLVNGLRQGLELPIVTPKIAAGLWLLDSHCDQSPLVTWGQNPDRSSTPLH
- a CDS encoding pentapeptide repeat-containing protein, with protein sequence MELDLIRTGQIKQLAGTDLEDEDLSGLDLSQVNLAGANLTGADLSQAKLLNARLDGAILVGCHCYLADLRGSLLGTNLMQANLTEADLRGSNLRGANLMQTQLRQACLAGAFLSGASLMGAHLSGADLRGADLRGSNLSNSNLEGANLSQADLQGAVLAGANLQEADLRGANLTGANLGGANLLCCDLSGAVLVGMNWTGACVLGTLLETTSNA